One Chryseobacterium sp. StRB126 genomic region harbors:
- a CDS encoding ZIP family metal transporter yields the protein MTVLLLILSVIAGVFLGKHFGKKEKLAKNLLVLSAGFLITICLNEVFPEVYTSSVGSNLGIFVIAGVLLQMILEALTKGFEHGHFHHHGEHNILPMALMVGLFIHAFIEGIPLANEKHELSPYLLGIVFHNLPISFILGAFLFNRKRESKGSSSYPSLLIVALFALASPMGMLLGNYFNPNLQPYFLAIVGGIFLHISSVIIFESNKNHNIDWVKIGLVVLGVSLALIMHLFHHH from the coding sequence ATAACAGTACTTTTACTGATCTTAAGTGTAATAGCCGGAGTTTTTCTGGGAAAACACTTTGGTAAAAAGGAAAAGCTGGCTAAAAATCTATTGGTATTAAGTGCAGGTTTCCTGATCACGATCTGCTTGAACGAAGTTTTTCCGGAGGTTTATACATCTTCAGTAGGCAGCAATCTGGGAATATTCGTTATTGCGGGAGTTCTTCTGCAAATGATTCTGGAAGCGCTTACCAAAGGCTTTGAGCACGGACATTTCCATCATCATGGCGAGCACAATATTCTCCCAATGGCTTTAATGGTCGGACTTTTTATTCATGCATTTATTGAAGGAATTCCATTGGCTAATGAAAAACATGAACTGTCTCCTTATCTTTTAGGAATTGTATTTCATAATCTTCCTATTTCATTTATTTTGGGAGCGTTTTTATTCAACAGAAAAAGGGAATCAAAAGGTTCATCGTCCTACCCTTCTCTATTAATCGTAGCTCTTTTTGCACTGGCTTCCCCTATGGGAATGTTATTGGGAAATTATTTCAATCCAAACCTTCAGCCTTATTTTCTGGCTATTGTAGGTGGAATTTTCCTTCACATTTCATCAGTGATTATTTTCGAAAGCAATAAGAACCACAATATTGACTGGGTTAAAATAGGACTCGTAGTATTAGGCGTTTCCCTTGCTCTGATTATGCATCTCTTCCATCATCATTAA
- a CDS encoding class I SAM-dependent DNA methyltransferase yields the protein MEWFESWFDTPYYHLLYSNRDYTEAENFITKLTADLQLPPQSKIIDLACGKGRHSVFLNKLGYDVLGLDLSRQSIESDKQYENQTLIFEVHDMRNPIDADPMDAVFNLFTSFGYFDNENDDKKVFQSVYNALKPGGYFVLDYLNEEYVRNTMVPETVITRGDIDFKILKKIEGRHIIKDIRFETEGQSFHFFEKVKLHTLDAIHTYASECGFERVKIWGDYQLNQFNKENSPRCINLFKKK from the coding sequence ATGGAATGGTTTGAATCTTGGTTTGATACCCCTTATTATCATTTGCTTTATAGCAACAGAGACTATACTGAAGCAGAAAACTTCATTACAAAGCTCACTGCGGACCTTCAGTTGCCGCCTCAGTCGAAAATCATAGATCTTGCCTGTGGAAAGGGAAGACATTCTGTTTTCCTCAACAAATTAGGATATGATGTTTTGGGACTGGATCTTTCAAGACAAAGTATTGAATCTGATAAACAGTATGAAAATCAAACCTTGATTTTTGAAGTTCATGATATGAGAAATCCAATTGATGCAGACCCAATGGATGCTGTTTTCAATTTATTTACAAGTTTTGGGTATTTCGATAATGAAAATGATGACAAAAAGGTATTTCAATCTGTATATAATGCGTTGAAGCCCGGAGGATACTTCGTTCTGGATTATCTCAATGAGGAATATGTAAGAAATACAATGGTTCCTGAAACGGTGATTACCCGTGGTGATATTGATTTTAAAATTCTGAAAAAGATAGAGGGAAGGCATATCATCAAAGATATCCGTTTTGAAACAGAAGGTCAATCTTTTCATTTCTTTGAAAAAGTAAAACTTCACACTTTGGATGCTATTCATACCTATGCTTCAGAATGTGGTTTTGAAAGAGTAAAAATCTGGGGAGATTACCAGCTGAATCAATTCAATAAAGAAAATTCCCCACGTTGCATCAATTTATTTAAGAAAAAATAA
- a CDS encoding class I SAM-dependent RNA methyltransferase, producing the protein MDTENIKIQIKTFFGLEQILAEEVKKLGGRNVEIKNRAVNCEGDLGFLYKINYSARTALKILVPIHEFKAFNQHQFYDRLFKFEWENFMDVDQSFSIDATVNSETFKHSQFVTLKMKDAIVDYFQEKFKRRPNVETRNPDIKFHLHIDRELVMISMDSSGDPLFKRGYRREQGEAPINEVLASGMLQLAGWDGKGNFLDPMCGSGTLLIEAAMIAMDLPAQIFRKRFGFQNWNNYDAELFSKIKEFRINRVRQFDGKIVGYDIDARMLNAARMNVEAAEMEDVIEIKKQNFFDSKKELFPLLMVFNPPYDERISINDDDFYKKIGDTFKTNYPNTLAWLISSDLEAVKKIGLRPSRKIKLFNGKLETRFLQYEMYEGTKKIHKLEDK; encoded by the coding sequence ATGGATACAGAAAATATTAAAATACAGATAAAGACATTCTTCGGATTGGAGCAAATTCTGGCAGAAGAAGTCAAAAAACTGGGCGGAAGAAATGTCGAAATTAAAAACAGAGCAGTAAATTGTGAAGGAGATCTTGGTTTTCTTTACAAAATCAATTACTCTGCGAGAACAGCATTGAAAATTTTAGTGCCAATTCATGAGTTTAAGGCTTTTAACCAGCATCAGTTTTATGACAGACTATTCAAATTTGAATGGGAAAACTTCATGGATGTTGATCAGTCTTTCTCTATTGATGCGACGGTAAACTCCGAAACGTTCAAACATTCTCAGTTTGTGACTTTAAAAATGAAGGATGCCATCGTGGATTATTTCCAGGAAAAATTCAAAAGACGTCCGAATGTAGAAACGAGAAATCCGGATATCAAATTCCATCTTCATATTGACAGAGAATTGGTGATGATTTCAATGGATTCTTCAGGAGATCCTTTGTTTAAAAGAGGATACAGAAGAGAACAGGGAGAAGCACCTATCAATGAGGTTCTGGCTAGCGGAATGCTTCAGCTGGCAGGTTGGGACGGAAAAGGAAATTTCCTTGATCCAATGTGTGGTTCAGGAACATTACTGATTGAAGCGGCGATGATTGCTATGGATCTTCCGGCTCAGATTTTCAGAAAGAGATTCGGATTCCAGAACTGGAATAATTATGATGCAGAATTGTTTTCGAAAATTAAGGAATTCAGAATTAACAGAGTCAGACAGTTTGACGGAAAAATTGTTGGCTATGATATTGATGCAAGAATGCTGAATGCTGCAAGAATGAACGTAGAAGCAGCAGAAATGGAAGATGTTATCGAAATTAAAAAACAGAACTTCTTTGATTCCAAAAAAGAATTGTTCCCGTTATTAATGGTATTCAATCCTCCATATGATGAGAGAATTTCCATTAATGATGATGATTTCTATAAAAAAATAGGAGACACATTTAAAACGAATTATCCCAACACCCTTGCATGGTTAATTTCATCTGATCTGGAAGCGGTGAAAAAGATTGGGTTACGTCCTTCAAGAAAAATCAAGCTTTTCAACGGAAAACTGGAAACAAGATTTTTACAGTACGAAATGTATGAAGGAACGAAGAAAATACATAAATTGGAAGATAAATAA
- a CDS encoding helix-turn-helix domain-containing protein: protein MDFQIQYLTPDIKLSSYDDKLFKTETVFEYHMLVWFISGETKIIQADKTYLFKAGDIFLIPRNHLATIINYPKDGLPHKAVVMHLTTERLKAFYSSVDNQKKTGYRESSIYSFSSHPLLNSCLASLIPYFEIQGSFPENIAHLKITEAISILREIDPDIDSVLADFDEPGKVDMISFMEKNYMFNMPLERFGYLTGRSLSTFNRDFRKIFQTTPQRWLTQKRLELAYYHLSERNKKPSDVFLEVGFEDLSHFSHAFKKQYGFAPSLAR, encoded by the coding sequence ATGGATTTCCAGATACAATACCTCACACCGGATATCAAGCTTTCCAGTTATGATGATAAGCTATTCAAAACGGAAACGGTTTTTGAATATCATATGCTGGTCTGGTTTATATCAGGAGAAACGAAAATTATTCAGGCCGATAAAACTTATTTGTTCAAAGCTGGAGATATTTTTCTGATCCCGAGAAATCATCTTGCCACGATTATCAACTATCCAAAAGACGGGCTTCCTCATAAAGCGGTGGTTATGCATCTTACAACAGAACGCCTGAAAGCGTTTTACAGCTCTGTTGATAATCAAAAGAAAACAGGATATCGGGAATCCAGTATTTATAGCTTTAGCAGTCATCCGCTTCTGAACAGCTGCCTGGCCTCTCTCATTCCTTATTTTGAAATACAAGGTTCATTTCCTGAAAATATAGCTCATTTAAAGATCACTGAAGCCATTAGTATTTTAAGGGAAATTGATCCTGATATAGATTCTGTACTTGCAGATTTTGACGAGCCGGGAAAAGTGGATATGATTAGTTTTATGGAAAAAAACTATATGTTCAACATGCCTTTGGAACGATTTGGATATCTGACGGGGAGAAGTTTATCAACATTTAACCGTGATTTCAGAAAGATTTTTCAAACCACTCCACAGCGATGGCTTACTCAAAAGCGTCTTGAACTGGCCTATTATCATTTATCCGAAAGAAATAAAAAGCCTTCAGATGTTTTCCTGGAAGTAGGCTTTGAAGACCTGTCCCATTTTTCACATGCTTTTAAAAAACAGTATGGCTTTGCTCCGTCACTGGCACGATAA
- a CDS encoding SDR family NAD(P)-dependent oxidoreductase, with protein MEPTISSLQQPIQSGFNAFSTAQEVIQGIDLTGKNIIITGGYAGIGLETTKALTSAGAHVIIPARDIEKAEKNLTGVENFELEKMDLMDPASVDSFAERFVASGRSLDLLINNAGIMWVPLRRDARGFESQLATNYLGQFHLTAKLWPALKKANGARVISVSSYGHQMSSFNFEDPNFEKRDYDTLSGYGQSKTACNLFVVELDERGKKFNIRAYSLHPGSVYGTDLGREEPLELFKQLGTHDENGNIKPEVEARLKTLAQGAATTVWCSVSPQLNEIGGVYCENCDIAEIDRGQIEHRFDEPATIRGVQPYSIDKKNAEELWKLSEEMLGFRFDAK; from the coding sequence ATGGAACCAACTATCAGCTCATTGCAGCAACCTATTCAATCTGGCTTTAATGCATTTTCAACAGCTCAGGAAGTTATTCAAGGAATTGATCTTACCGGAAAAAATATTATCATTACCGGCGGTTATGCAGGCATTGGTCTTGAAACCACAAAAGCCCTTACTTCAGCCGGAGCGCATGTTATTATTCCCGCCAGAGATATTGAAAAAGCAGAGAAAAACCTTACGGGAGTTGAAAATTTTGAACTTGAGAAAATGGACCTGATGGATCCGGCATCCGTAGATTCTTTTGCAGAAAGATTTGTCGCCTCGGGCAGAAGCCTGGATCTCCTCATTAATAATGCAGGAATTATGTGGGTTCCTCTCCGCAGAGACGCCAGAGGTTTTGAATCTCAACTGGCAACAAACTATCTCGGACAGTTTCATCTTACCGCAAAACTATGGCCGGCTCTGAAAAAAGCAAATGGCGCAAGAGTTATAAGTGTTTCGTCTTATGGACATCAGATGTCTTCTTTTAATTTCGAAGACCCCAATTTTGAGAAAAGAGATTATGACACACTTTCCGGATATGGGCAATCCAAAACAGCCTGTAATTTATTTGTGGTAGAACTTGACGAGAGGGGAAAAAAATTCAATATCAGAGCTTATTCTCTTCACCCGGGTTCTGTATACGGAACTGATCTGGGTAGAGAAGAACCTCTTGAACTTTTTAAACAGCTTGGAACACATGATGAGAACGGAAATATCAAACCGGAAGTTGAAGCACGATTGAAAACCTTAGCACAAGGAGCAGCAACAACAGTCTGGTGCTCTGTAAGTCCCCAGCTCAACGAAATTGGTGGAGTGTATTGTGAAAATTGTGATATTGCAGAGATCGACAGAGGACAGATTGAGCACAGGTTTGATGAACCGGCTACCATCCGCGGAGTACAGCCTTATTCTATTGACAAAAAGAATGCAGAAGAGTTATGGAAACTGAGTGAAGAGATGTTGGGATTCCGCTTTGATGCCAAATAA
- a CDS encoding glycosyltransferase — MKPTISIVVAIYNRKDELFELLTSLTQQTDKEFEIIIVDDGSIIDLKPTIKNFEEILDIKYFRKDNSGPGLTRNYGAKRAANEWLVFVDSDVIVEKDYIEHIKKDLLTIPCDAFGGADKAHKGFNLMQKAISYSMTSVFTTGGIRGSKKAVSKFQPRSFNMGVKKAVFEKVGGFSEMRIGEDPDLSMTLWENGFTTAFFDDIAVYHKRRVDFGKFSKQVYQFGCARPILNQRHPNYVKISFAFPTLFMLGYIMGFIEYFIMGKGFILSFYGLYTFLVFFHALLLTKNISIAGMAVISTYIQMFSYGYGFLKSWILLNVLRMKPEDAFPNHYHKK; from the coding sequence TTGAAACCTACTATTTCCATTGTCGTTGCCATTTACAACCGAAAAGATGAACTTTTTGAGCTGCTGACCTCCCTTACCCAGCAGACAGATAAAGAGTTTGAGATCATTATCGTTGATGATGGATCAATCATCGATCTGAAACCTACAATTAAGAATTTTGAAGAGATTTTAGATATCAAATATTTTAGAAAAGATAATTCTGGCCCGGGGCTTACGAGAAACTATGGCGCAAAAAGAGCAGCCAACGAATGGCTGGTATTTGTTGACAGTGATGTGATTGTTGAAAAAGATTATATCGAACATATTAAAAAAGATCTCCTGACGATTCCTTGTGATGCATTTGGCGGAGCAGATAAAGCCCACAAAGGTTTCAACCTGATGCAGAAAGCGATTTCATATTCCATGACTTCTGTTTTTACCACTGGAGGAATCAGGGGAAGTAAGAAAGCGGTTTCAAAGTTTCAGCCCAGAAGTTTTAATATGGGTGTGAAAAAGGCTGTTTTTGAAAAAGTAGGTGGCTTTTCCGAAATGAGAATAGGAGAGGATCCGGATCTATCGATGACCCTTTGGGAAAACGGATTTACAACTGCATTTTTTGATGATATTGCAGTATATCATAAACGTAGGGTAGACTTTGGAAAATTTTCGAAACAGGTGTATCAGTTTGGCTGTGCGAGACCCATTCTTAATCAGAGGCATCCTAATTATGTGAAAATATCCTTTGCGTTTCCTACCTTATTTATGTTAGGTTACATCATGGGATTTATTGAATATTTTATCATGGGAAAAGGATTTATTCTTTCTTTCTACGGATTATATACTTTTCTGGTGTTCTTTCATGCATTGTTACTGACTAAAAATATCAGTATTGCCGGAATGGCGGTGATTTCTACTTATATTCAGATGTTTTCTTACGGATATGGATTCCTGAAATCCTGGATTTTGCTGAATGTTTTGAGAATGAAGCCTGAGGATGCATTTCCAAATCACTATCATAAGAAGTAA
- a CDS encoding aminotransferase class I/II-fold pyridoxal phosphate-dependent enzyme produces the protein MENFNAANEIQDLQYFGEFGGVNPSISDSSTYTFLSAKTMFDTFEGNAEGCYLYSRHSSPMNLYLAQALAKMENTESANVTASGMGAITSVLMQICKSGDHIISSRTIYGGTYAFLKNFLPQFNVATTFVDINNFESIENAITPDTKVIYCESVSNPLLEVADLRKLSEICKKHNLKLIVDNTFSPLSISPQLYGADVVIHSLTKFINGSSDTVGGVYCSTQPFIDDTKNVNSGACMLLGPTMDSLRASSILKNLRTLHIRIKQHSHNALYLAERFEQDGLKVSYPGLPSHKNHELMKSMIDEEYGFGGLLTLDAGTTEKANELMEMMQTENLGYLAVSLGFYKTLFSCSGKSTSSEIPEEERASIGISDGLIRFSIGLDHDIKRTYHKMKECMLKVEVLNHENISIS, from the coding sequence ATGGAAAACTTTAACGCAGCCAATGAGATCCAGGATCTTCAGTATTTTGGCGAATTCGGGGGTGTAAACCCTTCTATTTCTGATAGTTCCACCTATACTTTCCTTTCTGCAAAGACTATGTTTGATACCTTTGAAGGAAATGCGGAAGGATGCTACCTATATTCCAGACATTCATCACCCATGAATCTTTATCTGGCTCAGGCTTTGGCAAAAATGGAAAATACAGAATCAGCCAACGTTACGGCATCCGGAATGGGAGCTATTACTTCCGTTTTGATGCAGATATGCAAAAGTGGAGACCATATCATTTCCAGCAGAACCATTTATGGGGGAACCTATGCCTTCCTTAAAAACTTTTTACCCCAGTTCAATGTAGCAACAACTTTCGTGGACATCAATAATTTTGAGTCTATCGAAAACGCAATCACTCCTGATACAAAAGTAATCTACTGTGAGAGCGTAAGCAATCCTTTACTTGAAGTGGCAGATCTTAGAAAACTTTCTGAAATCTGTAAAAAACATAATTTAAAACTGATTGTAGATAATACATTTTCACCGCTTTCTATCTCTCCTCAGTTATACGGAGCAGATGTTGTAATCCACAGCTTAACGAAATTCATCAACGGAAGCAGCGACACTGTTGGTGGTGTATATTGCAGCACTCAGCCATTTATTGATGATACTAAAAATGTAAACTCCGGGGCATGTATGCTGCTGGGACCTACTATGGACAGCTTAAGAGCCTCAAGCATTCTGAAAAACCTGAGAACCCTTCATATCAGAATAAAACAACACAGCCACAATGCCCTGTATCTTGCTGAAAGATTTGAGCAGGATGGTTTAAAAGTGTCCTATCCGGGATTGCCTTCTCATAAGAATCATGAACTCATGAAAAGTATGATTGATGAAGAGTACGGATTCGGAGGGCTATTAACACTGGATGCCGGAACTACAGAAAAAGCCAATGAACTAATGGAAATGATGCAGACAGAAAACCTTGGTTATCTGGCCGTGAGTTTAGGGTTCTACAAAACTCTGTTCTCCTGCTCAGGAAAATCAACTTCATCCGAAATTCCGGAAGAAGAGCGTGCTTCAATTGGTATTTCTGATGGATTGATCAGATTCTCTATCGGTTTGGACCACGACATTAAAAGAACTTATCATAAAATGAAAGAATGCATGCTGAAAGTAGAAGTTCTTAACCATGAAAACATCTCTATATCCTAA
- a CDS encoding Lrp/AsnC family transcriptional regulator, producing the protein MELDDIDKKLLLFLQEDCKQTTKELSGKLGLSVTAVYERVKKLENAGVISKYVALLDRKKVKREFIVLCHVKLTQHKKEFVLQFEKEVMNLQEVTECFHVSGDYDYILKIGVRDMGDYRNFMLTKLTTLQHIASTHSSFMISEVKNTTAIVL; encoded by the coding sequence ATGGAACTTGACGATATTGATAAAAAACTGCTACTGTTTTTGCAGGAAGATTGTAAGCAAACCACCAAAGAGCTCTCCGGCAAGCTTGGATTATCAGTTACTGCTGTTTATGAGCGGGTAAAAAAGTTGGAAAATGCAGGTGTGATTTCTAAATATGTTGCTTTGTTGGACAGAAAAAAGGTGAAACGAGAGTTTATCGTTTTATGCCATGTGAAATTAACACAACATAAGAAAGAATTTGTTCTGCAGTTTGAAAAAGAAGTGATGAATCTTCAGGAAGTAACCGAATGCTTCCATGTAAGTGGAGACTACGATTATATTCTTAAAATAGGAGTAAGAGATATGGGAGACTATCGGAATTTTATGCTGACGAAGCTTACGACACTTCAACACATCGCAAGCACGCACAGCTCATTTATGATTTCTGAAGTAAAAAATACAACAGCAATTGTTTTGTAA
- a CDS encoding bestrophin family protein, whose product MITTKYVNYKQVLNLSGIHLILISIWCTLIAVFFYFFNWHWMTIPWVPVALIGTAEAFLVGFKNNQAYDRLWEARKIWGGIVNSSRSFASMVQAFDTKNEEIGIFDLEDRKKKIINRHIAWLYTFREQLLVPAEWEHISSENNKFGNINLRRNRLIKAGFPDYGRAPIFLHKYLSEEEYELKSEYKNFATYLISQQAKDINELKNMNAITDFNQTQLQNSLNEFYGFQGQAERIKKFPSPRQFASTAFVFNILFITLLPLGLVNEFAKLGDWGIWTSIPFCIIIGWIYIIMELVGDYSENPFAGLMFDVPMLSICRTIEIDLLQMMGERDLPDPIASKNGVLV is encoded by the coding sequence ATGATCACTACAAAATACGTCAATTATAAACAGGTTCTCAATCTATCCGGTATACATCTTATCTTAATCTCTATCTGGTGCACTCTGATTGCTGTCTTTTTCTATTTCTTTAACTGGCACTGGATGACCATCCCATGGGTTCCCGTAGCATTGATTGGTACTGCAGAAGCCTTCTTAGTAGGTTTTAAAAATAACCAAGCTTATGACCGGCTTTGGGAAGCCAGGAAAATATGGGGCGGAATTGTAAACTCTAGCCGTTCATTTGCTTCCATGGTACAGGCTTTTGATACTAAAAATGAAGAAATAGGTATTTTTGATCTTGAAGATCGTAAGAAAAAGATCATTAACCGTCATATTGCATGGCTCTATACATTTCGTGAACAACTTTTGGTACCAGCAGAATGGGAGCATATCAGTAGTGAAAATAATAAATTCGGGAATATCAATCTCAGAAGAAACAGATTGATTAAAGCAGGTTTTCCAGATTACGGAAGAGCTCCTATTTTCTTACATAAATATCTTTCAGAAGAAGAATATGAGTTGAAAAGTGAATATAAAAATTTTGCGACCTACCTGATCTCACAACAGGCTAAAGATATTAATGAGTTAAAAAACATGAATGCCATCACAGATTTCAATCAGACCCAGCTACAAAACAGTCTGAATGAGTTTTATGGTTTTCAGGGACAGGCAGAAAGAATTAAAAAATTTCCTTCGCCAAGACAGTTTGCCAGTACAGCATTTGTCTTTAATATCCTTTTCATTACCCTCCTTCCCTTAGGACTTGTGAATGAGTTTGCTAAGCTCGGAGATTGGGGAATCTGGACCTCTATTCCTTTCTGTATTATTATCGGATGGATCTATATTATTATGGAATTAGTAGGAGACTATTCAGAAAATCCTTTTGCAGGACTAATGTTTGACGTTCCCATGCTTTCCATCTGCCGAACTATTGAAATTGATCTTCTTCAAATGATGGGAGAAAGAGATCTTCCTGATCCAATTGCATCTAAAAACGGAGTCCTTGTCTAA
- a CDS encoding thiamine pyrophosphate-dependent enzyme, producing the protein MENTLHEKVSQDILLKAYNHMMLAKAMADIYEENRNICKYVHSTSRGHEAIQLATAYQLKKEDWVSPYYRDESILLGIGFEPYQLMLQLLAKADDPFSGGRSYYSHPSSRDEDKPKIIHQSSATGMQTIPTTGVAQGIKYIQDFDLQQFENNPVVVCSLGDNSVTEGEVSEALQFAALHQLPIIFLVQDNEWGISVTKEEARTCDAYDFVAGFTGLSRMRVDGTDFVESFEAMKKAVDFVRTERKPLVVCAKTVLIGHHTSGVRREFYRDEEDLTKHRAKDPGEILRKQLLETGADEDLLKQITKKTRLEAEEAFEKAKNAEDPKPETVMQHVFAPTPITEEIGTREPANGEKIVMVDAAIHAIQELMWKHPEALLYGQDVGERIGGVFRETVTLGKKFGSKRVFNTAIQEAYIIGSTAGMSAVGLKPIVEVQFADYIYPGINQLITEISKSNYLSGGKFPVSNIIRVPIGAYGGGGPYHSGSVESILANIKGIKIAYPSNAADFKGLLKAAYYDPNPVVMLEHKGLYWSKVPGTEDAKTIEPAEDYILPFGKGKIIIEANKDETEKGRTLLVVTYGMGVYWAKEAAKSFNGKVEVIDLRTIIPLDEELVFERVKVHGKCIVLTEEQLNNSFAEAFAHRISKNCFKYLDAPVETMGALDVPAVPINLILEKEMLPNAEKLSKKIKEILQY; encoded by the coding sequence ATGGAAAATACACTTCACGAAAAAGTTTCTCAGGATATTTTACTTAAAGCGTACAATCATATGATGCTTGCTAAGGCAATGGCCGACATTTATGAGGAAAACAGAAACATCTGTAAATACGTTCATAGTACTTCAAGAGGCCACGAAGCCATCCAATTAGCAACCGCCTATCAATTAAAAAAAGAAGACTGGGTTTCTCCTTATTACAGAGATGAAAGCATTCTTCTGGGTATTGGTTTTGAACCTTATCAATTGATGCTTCAATTACTGGCTAAAGCTGATGATCCTTTTTCAGGAGGTAGATCCTATTACTCCCACCCCTCAAGCAGAGATGAAGACAAACCTAAGATTATTCACCAAAGTTCTGCAACAGGAATGCAGACTATTCCTACAACCGGTGTTGCCCAAGGAATAAAATATATCCAGGATTTTGATCTTCAACAGTTTGAAAACAATCCTGTAGTGGTATGTAGTCTTGGTGACAATTCTGTAACAGAAGGTGAGGTAAGTGAAGCATTGCAATTTGCAGCATTGCATCAACTTCCAATCATTTTTCTTGTTCAGGATAATGAATGGGGAATCTCAGTAACGAAAGAAGAAGCCAGAACATGTGATGCTTACGATTTTGTAGCTGGATTTACTGGATTAAGCAGAATGAGAGTTGACGGAACTGATTTCGTGGAAAGTTTCGAAGCCATGAAAAAGGCTGTTGACTTTGTACGAACTGAAAGAAAACCTTTGGTTGTGTGCGCAAAAACAGTACTGATCGGACACCATACTTCAGGAGTAAGAAGAGAATTCTATAGAGATGAAGAAGATTTAACAAAACATAGAGCTAAAGATCCGGGAGAAATCCTTAGAAAACAATTACTGGAAACAGGCGCAGACGAGGATCTTTTAAAACAAATTACAAAAAAGACGCGCCTTGAAGCTGAAGAAGCTTTTGAAAAAGCTAAAAATGCAGAAGACCCAAAACCTGAAACCGTAATGCAGCACGTATTTGCTCCTACTCCAATTACTGAGGAGATTGGAACCCGTGAACCTGCTAACGGAGAAAAGATTGTGATGGTAGATGCTGCCATTCATGCGATACAGGAATTGATGTGGAAACATCCTGAAGCTCTTCTTTATGGACAGGATGTGGGTGAAAGAATTGGCGGAGTTTTCCGTGAAACAGTAACTCTTGGAAAAAAGTTTGGAAGCAAGAGGGTTTTCAACACAGCCATTCAGGAAGCCTATATTATTGGTTCTACAGCCGGAATGAGTGCTGTAGGCCTGAAACCGATCGTTGAAGTTCAGTTTGCGGATTATATTTATCCTGGAATCAACCAATTAATTACAGAAATTTCAAAATCAAACTATTTAAGCGGTGGAAAATTCCCTGTAAGCAACATCATCCGTGTTCCTATCGGAGCTTATGGTGGCGGTGGACCTTACCATAGTGGAAGTGTTGAAAGTATTCTGGCTAATATTAAAGGTATCAAAATAGCATACCCAAGTAATGCTGCAGACTTTAAAGGTCTTTTAAAAGCTGCTTACTATGATCCAAACCCAGTGGTTATGCTTGAACATAAAGGATTATACTGGAGCAAAGTTCCGGGAACTGAAGATGCGAAGACCATTGAACCTGCTGAAGATTATATTTTGCCATTCGGAAAGGGAAAAATCATCATAGAAGCTAATAAAGATGAAACAGAAAAAGGAAGAACCTTATTAGTTGTAACTTATGGAATGGGGGTTTACTGGGCAAAAGAAGCGGCTAAGAGCTTTAACGGAAAAGTTGAAGTGATAGACTTAAGAACCATCATACCTTTGGATGAAGAATTGGTGTTTGAAAGAGTCAAAGTTCATGGAAAATGTATTGTTTTGACAGAAGAGCAACTTAACAACTCCTTTGCAGAAGCATTCGCACACAGAATTTCTAAGAATTGCTTTAAATATCTGGATGCTCCGGTAGAAACCATGGGAGCCTTGGATGTTCCGGCAGTTCCTATCAATCTGATACTGGAAAAAGAGATGCTTCCAAATGCGGAAAAGCTTTCCAAGAAGATCAAAGAAATATTACAATATTAA